The Frondihabitans australicus genome includes a region encoding these proteins:
- a CDS encoding GMC oxidoreductase, giving the protein MTAVESFLDEHRDRLSALIDEVVPRDDYPSGTEAGGLEYLGRMLAERPDWLDDVRDVIDSGDASEHWDWFAELVAGGYYADPANGGNADAASWRMVDWSPEPPAGWGVAVPVDEAPRRVVHPRDLEGRYDAIVIGSGAGGGTAAAGLAESGRRVLVVEAGAWPSIAELSHDHLRNPRSDWGVAPLSGPPNEGNPRVSESLDGRTRLPIRPSEGAWGNNAFTAGGGTRVYGAQAWRFGELDFRMASTYGVPEGSALSDWPISYADLEPFYERAEWEVGVSGSRAEGPFDGHRETPLPMPELPAGPARDRLAKAATALGFTTLHVPLLVNSTEYLGRHACRQCRLCIGFACPVDAKNGSQNTMLTRAFATGNASIVLETRASRIRTDHSGRVIGVTLVGAEGDGVWTRDIDASEVVVSAGATESARLLLNSRSAREPNGLGNNADQVGRHLQGHLYGGAVGLFDDIVEDLIGPGPSIATTDYRHRNGDIVGGGIIVNEFVPTPSNTYRYLSGPGFIPRAGLDSKKGMREYARRFMRIMGPIQEMTNAESRVRIDASTVDRYGVPVAKLSGAVHHEDLRARDFTSTKSAEWLRAAGATAVVEFGGDRPGPSVGQHQAGTLRMGADPATSVVDPFGRVWGHDNLRVMDGSVHVTNGGVNPVLTIFATSIRSVDEMVGGWAAPARTSTGAAPAHAG; this is encoded by the coding sequence ATGACAGCAGTCGAGTCGTTCCTCGACGAGCACCGCGATCGCCTGAGCGCGCTGATCGACGAGGTGGTGCCACGCGACGACTACCCGTCGGGCACCGAGGCGGGCGGGCTGGAGTACCTCGGCCGGATGCTCGCCGAGCGACCCGACTGGCTCGACGACGTGCGCGATGTGATCGACTCCGGCGACGCGAGCGAGCACTGGGACTGGTTCGCCGAGCTCGTCGCCGGCGGCTACTACGCCGACCCGGCGAACGGCGGCAACGCCGACGCGGCGTCATGGCGCATGGTCGACTGGAGCCCCGAGCCCCCGGCGGGATGGGGGGTCGCCGTGCCCGTGGACGAGGCGCCGCGCAGGGTGGTGCACCCGCGCGACCTCGAGGGGCGCTACGACGCGATCGTCATCGGCTCCGGCGCCGGGGGAGGAACGGCCGCGGCCGGCCTCGCCGAGTCGGGGCGCCGCGTGCTGGTGGTCGAGGCCGGCGCGTGGCCTTCGATCGCGGAGCTCTCGCACGACCACCTGCGCAATCCGCGCTCCGACTGGGGCGTCGCACCGCTCTCCGGCCCACCGAACGAGGGCAACCCCCGCGTCTCCGAGTCGCTCGACGGCCGCACCCGCCTGCCGATCCGGCCCTCCGAGGGCGCCTGGGGCAACAACGCGTTCACCGCCGGAGGCGGCACCCGCGTCTACGGCGCGCAGGCCTGGCGCTTCGGCGAGCTCGACTTCCGGATGGCGTCGACGTACGGCGTGCCCGAGGGGTCGGCGCTGTCGGACTGGCCGATCTCGTACGCCGACCTCGAGCCGTTCTACGAGCGCGCCGAGTGGGAGGTCGGGGTCTCCGGCTCGCGGGCCGAGGGCCCGTTCGACGGCCACCGCGAGACGCCGCTGCCCATGCCCGAGCTGCCCGCCGGCCCCGCCCGCGACCGTCTCGCGAAGGCCGCGACCGCGCTCGGCTTCACGACGCTGCACGTGCCCCTGCTGGTGAACTCGACGGAGTACCTCGGCCGTCACGCCTGCCGCCAGTGCCGCCTCTGCATCGGCTTCGCCTGCCCCGTCGACGCCAAGAACGGCAGTCAGAACACCATGCTCACGAGGGCCTTCGCGACCGGGAACGCGTCGATCGTGCTCGAGACCCGGGCGAGCAGGATCCGAACCGACCACTCAGGCCGTGTCATCGGCGTGACCCTCGTCGGCGCGGAGGGGGACGGAGTGTGGACGCGCGACATCGATGCGTCCGAGGTGGTCGTCTCCGCGGGCGCCACCGAGTCGGCGCGGCTCCTGCTCAACAGCCGCTCTGCGCGCGAGCCGAACGGCCTCGGCAACAACGCCGACCAGGTCGGCCGGCACCTGCAGGGCCACCTCTACGGCGGTGCCGTCGGCCTGTTCGACGACATCGTCGAGGACCTCATCGGGCCCGGCCCGTCGATCGCGACGACCGACTACCGGCACCGCAACGGCGACATCGTCGGCGGCGGCATCATCGTCAACGAGTTCGTCCCGACCCCGTCGAACACCTACCGCTACCTCTCCGGGCCGGGATTCATCCCGCGCGCCGGGCTCGACTCGAAGAAGGGCATGCGCGAGTACGCGCGGCGCTTCATGCGGATCATGGGCCCGATCCAGGAGATGACGAACGCCGAGTCGCGCGTCCGCATCGACGCCTCGACCGTCGACCGCTACGGCGTTCCGGTGGCGAAGCTCTCGGGCGCCGTCCACCACGAGGACCTCCGCGCGCGCGACTTCACGAGTACGAAGAGCGCCGAGTGGCTCCGGGCGGCCGGGGCCACCGCCGTGGTGGAGTTCGGCGGCGATCGGCCGGGGCCGAGTGTGGGCCAGCACCAGGCGGGGACGCTGCGCATGGGCGCCGATCCTGCGACCAGTGTCGTCGACCCGTTCGGGCGCGTCTGGGGCCACGACAACCTGCGCGTGATGGACGGCTCGGTGCACGTCACCAACGGCGGCGTGAACCCGGTGCTGACAATCTTCGCGACCTCGATCCGGTCGGTCGACGAGATGGTCGGCGGGTGGGCCGCCCCGGCACGCACTTCGACCGGAGCAGCGCCGGCCCACGCGGGCTGA
- a CDS encoding LacI family DNA-binding transcriptional regulator, giving the protein MGRVTIMDVARAAGVSKGAASHALNDMPGVSAETRARVKAAAQELHWSPNSTARALSGAKAGAIGWAIVRTSKSPSIDPYFMELFAGIELELAGTDLALVVKLVADRAEEEALYRRWAAERRVDGVLTMDIDLDEQRFDLLSGLGLPFAAFRSYAGSRPPEDGFASVWSDESAPVAAVLDPAFARGHRRIAWVSGDARMLSIGLRTEAAESWARERGAAVETTFTDFSREAGSEAVRRILRSPEPPTCVVFDNDLMALAGLGAIRELGLEVPRDVSVLSWIDSALCEVSRPEIAALRHPTTEFGRLLTRRLLGVLESGERGDLILPPLQFVDRGSLGDVPQSLD; this is encoded by the coding sequence ATGGGGCGAGTGACGATCATGGACGTCGCACGTGCCGCCGGGGTGAGCAAGGGGGCCGCCTCGCACGCTCTCAACGACATGCCGGGCGTGAGCGCCGAGACCCGGGCCCGGGTCAAGGCTGCGGCGCAGGAGCTCCACTGGTCGCCCAACAGCACCGCCCGCGCTCTCTCCGGGGCGAAGGCCGGCGCCATCGGCTGGGCGATCGTCCGCACGTCGAAGTCACCGTCGATCGACCCGTACTTCATGGAGCTCTTCGCCGGCATCGAGCTCGAGCTCGCCGGCACCGACCTCGCCCTCGTCGTGAAGCTCGTCGCCGACCGCGCCGAGGAGGAGGCGCTGTACCGGCGCTGGGCCGCCGAACGCCGGGTAGACGGCGTCCTCACGATGGACATCGACCTCGACGAGCAGCGTTTCGACCTGCTCTCCGGCCTCGGCCTGCCGTTCGCGGCCTTCCGCAGCTACGCCGGCTCCCGGCCGCCCGAGGACGGCTTCGCATCCGTCTGGTCGGACGAGAGCGCGCCCGTCGCCGCGGTCCTCGACCCGGCCTTCGCGCGCGGGCACCGCCGCATCGCGTGGGTGAGCGGCGACGCCCGCATGCTCTCGATCGGTCTCCGCACCGAGGCTGCGGAGTCGTGGGCGCGCGAGAGGGGTGCGGCCGTCGAGACCACGTTCACCGATTTCTCGAGGGAGGCAGGATCCGAGGCGGTGCGTCGGATCCTGCGATCGCCCGAGCCCCCGACCTGCGTCGTCTTCGACAACGACCTCATGGCGCTCGCGGGTCTCGGTGCCATCCGCGAGCTCGGCCTGGAGGTGCCCCGCGACGTGTCGGTGCTCTCGTGGATCGACTCGGCGCTGTGCGAGGTGTCCCGGCCCGAGATCGCCGCCCTGCGGCACCCGACGACGGAGTTCGGGCGGCTGCTGACCCGGCGTCTGCTGGGGGTGCTGGAGTCGGGCGAGCGAGGCGACTTGATCCTGCCGCCCTTGCAATTCGTCGACCGCGGAAGCCTCGGAGACGTGCCGCAGTCTCTGGATTGA
- a CDS encoding MIP/aquaporin family protein, producing the protein MSIFALRKPAESHSELAGMADPGAKAQPTLFGEFIAEILGSMMIALFGFGVVAQVTVGAGALGGHDSIAWSWGLGVTFGIFVAGTISGAHLNPAVTLAVALYKGFPWSKVGPYIVAQVIGFFLGALAIYLNYMYSLKAIDPGKTLKTQGVFSTLPGNGTNAYDVHIPQALLDQVLGTAVLVFLIFAITDALGANPTPAVSAIAVGLIVVGIGFALGLNDGYAINPARDFGPRLMEWIVGYKDAWLDQRGTVFFWVPIVGPIIGAIVGGGVYQATIARTLPMTLAKKA; encoded by the coding sequence ATGTCGATCTTCGCTCTCCGCAAGCCCGCCGAGTCGCACAGCGAGCTCGCAGGCATGGCCGATCCCGGTGCCAAGGCGCAGCCCACCCTCTTCGGCGAGTTCATCGCCGAGATCCTCGGCTCGATGATGATCGCCCTCTTCGGATTCGGCGTCGTCGCCCAGGTGACGGTCGGCGCCGGCGCCCTCGGCGGCCACGACTCCATCGCCTGGTCGTGGGGCCTCGGCGTGACCTTCGGCATCTTCGTCGCCGGCACGATCTCGGGCGCGCACCTCAACCCCGCCGTCACCCTCGCGGTCGCCCTCTACAAGGGCTTCCCGTGGTCGAAGGTCGGGCCGTACATCGTGGCGCAGGTGATCGGCTTCTTCCTCGGAGCCCTCGCGATCTACCTCAACTACATGTACTCGCTGAAGGCCATCGACCCGGGCAAGACGCTGAAGACGCAGGGCGTGTTCTCGACGCTGCCGGGCAACGGCACGAACGCGTACGACGTGCACATCCCGCAGGCGCTCCTCGACCAGGTGCTCGGCACCGCCGTCCTCGTGTTCCTCATCTTCGCCATCACCGACGCGCTCGGCGCCAACCCGACGCCCGCCGTCTCGGCGATCGCAGTGGGTCTCATCGTGGTCGGCATCGGCTTCGCGCTCGGCCTCAACGACGGCTACGCCATCAACCCGGCCCGCGACTTCGGCCCGCGCCTGATGGAGTGGATCGTCGGCTACAAGGACGCCTGGCTCGACCAGCGCGGCACCGTGTTCTTCTGGGTGCCGATCGTCGGACCGATCATCGGCGCGATCGTGGGAGGCGGCGTGTACCAGGCGACCATCGCCCGCACCCTGCCGATGACCCTGGCCAAGAAGGCCTGA
- the glpK gene encoding glycerol kinase GlpK yields MSDYVIALDQGTTSTRAIIFDHSGSIVSTGQLEHEQIFPRAGWVEHDPIEIWNNTREVIGQALSKANITRHDIKAVGITNQRETAVVWDKTTGQPVYNAIVWQDTRTQSIVDRLAKDGGVERYKSIVGLPLATYFSGTKIVWILENVEGAREKAEAGDLLFGTTDSWVLWNLTGGVEGGVHVTDVTNASRTLFMDLETLTWRDDILADFGVPKSMLPEIKSSSEVYGTVSASSLLREVPIAGILGDQQAATFGQAAFDAGESKNTYGTGNFLIFNTGEEIVRSENGLLTTVGYKLGDQPTHYALEGSIAVTGSLIQWLRDNLGIIDSAPEVETLANTVEDNGGVYFVPAFSGLFAPYWRSDARGALVGMTRYVNKGHIARAALEATAFQTREVLDAVNADSGVDLTELKVDGGMTANDALMQFQADILNVPVIRPVVAETTALGAAYAAGLAVGFWETLDDLRANWQESKRWEPNLDVIERERTLRLWKKAVTKTFDWVDGDVN; encoded by the coding sequence GTGAGCGATTACGTCATCGCGCTCGACCAGGGCACCACGTCCACTCGAGCCATCATCTTCGACCACTCGGGGTCGATCGTCTCGACGGGGCAGCTCGAGCACGAGCAGATCTTCCCCCGGGCCGGCTGGGTCGAGCACGACCCGATCGAGATCTGGAACAACACCCGCGAGGTGATCGGCCAGGCCCTGTCGAAGGCCAACATCACGCGCCACGACATCAAGGCCGTGGGCATCACGAACCAGCGCGAGACCGCGGTCGTCTGGGACAAGACGACCGGTCAGCCCGTCTACAACGCCATCGTCTGGCAGGACACCCGCACCCAGTCGATCGTCGACCGCCTCGCCAAGGACGGCGGCGTCGAGCGCTACAAGTCGATCGTCGGCCTGCCGCTCGCCACGTACTTCTCGGGCACGAAGATCGTCTGGATCCTCGAGAACGTCGAGGGAGCCCGCGAGAAGGCCGAGGCCGGAGACCTCCTCTTCGGCACCACGGACTCGTGGGTGCTGTGGAACCTCACCGGCGGCGTCGAGGGCGGCGTGCACGTCACCGACGTCACCAACGCCAGCCGCACGCTGTTCATGGACCTCGAGACCCTGACCTGGCGCGACGACATCCTCGCGGACTTCGGCGTGCCGAAGTCGATGCTGCCCGAGATCAAGTCCTCCTCCGAGGTGTACGGCACGGTCTCGGCCTCGAGCCTCCTGCGCGAGGTCCCGATCGCCGGCATCCTCGGCGACCAGCAGGCCGCGACCTTCGGCCAGGCTGCGTTCGACGCCGGCGAGTCGAAGAACACCTACGGCACCGGCAACTTCCTCATCTTCAACACGGGCGAGGAGATCGTCCGCTCCGAGAACGGGCTCCTGACCACCGTCGGCTACAAGCTCGGCGACCAGCCCACGCACTACGCGCTCGAGGGCTCCATCGCAGTCACCGGATCGCTGATCCAGTGGCTGCGCGACAACCTCGGCATCATCGACTCGGCCCCCGAGGTCGAGACGCTCGCGAACACCGTCGAGGACAACGGCGGCGTGTACTTCGTTCCGGCGTTCTCGGGCCTGTTCGCGCCGTACTGGCGCAGCGACGCCCGCGGCGCGCTCGTCGGCATGACCCGGTACGTCAACAAGGGCCACATCGCCCGCGCCGCCCTGGAGGCGACCGCCTTCCAGACCCGTGAGGTCCTCGACGCGGTGAACGCCGACTCCGGCGTCGACCTGACCGAGCTGAAGGTCGACGGCGGCATGACCGCCAACGACGCGCTCATGCAGTTCCAGGCCGACATCCTCAACGTGCCGGTCATCCGCCCCGTCGTCGCCGAGACCACCGCGCTCGGCGCCGCGTACGCGGCCGGCCTCGCGGTCGGCTTCTGGGAGACGCTCGACGACCTCCGCGCCAACTGGCAGGAGTCGAAGCGGTGGGAACCGAACCTCGACGTCATCGAGCGCGAGCGCACTCTCCGTCTCTGGAAGAAAGCCGTCACCAAGACGTTCGACTGGGTGGACGGGGACGTCAACTGA
- a CDS encoding bifunctional 2-methylcitrate synthase/citrate synthase produces the protein MTDTETTIHKGLAGVVVDRTAISKVNPETNSLLYRGYPVQELAKACTFEEVAYLLWHGDLPDAAQLAEFETLERSLRDLAPAVHRVIDDLPTTAHPMDVLRTAVSVIGALDPLASKSTSEANLQKGVALLAQIPSIVAYDQRRRRGQEIVRPRDDLGFSANFLWMTFGELPEEAVVDAFDVSMILYAEHSFNASTFTARVVTSTLSDLHSAIVAGIGALKGPLHGGANEAVMGVIDEIGTASRAEEWLDEALASKRKIMGFGHRVYKNGDSRVPTMKASLDVLVDHYDAGPLKAIYDALEQAMEERKQIKPNLDFPSGPAYHLIGFDTEMFTPLFVASRVVGWTAHVIEQLESNSLIRPLSVYDGPDERHVAPREGRL, from the coding sequence GTGACCGACACCGAGACCACCATCCACAAGGGCCTCGCCGGCGTGGTCGTCGACCGCACCGCAATCTCGAAGGTGAATCCCGAGACGAACTCGCTGCTCTACCGGGGCTATCCGGTGCAGGAGCTCGCGAAGGCCTGCACCTTCGAAGAGGTCGCGTACCTCCTGTGGCACGGCGACCTCCCGGACGCCGCCCAGCTCGCCGAGTTCGAGACCCTGGAGCGGTCGCTGCGCGACCTCGCCCCCGCCGTCCACCGCGTGATCGACGACCTGCCGACGACCGCGCACCCGATGGACGTCCTGCGCACCGCGGTGAGTGTCATCGGCGCTCTCGACCCGCTGGCCTCCAAGTCGACGTCCGAGGCCAACCTGCAGAAGGGCGTCGCGCTCCTCGCGCAGATCCCGTCGATCGTCGCCTACGACCAGCGTCGGCGCCGCGGTCAGGAGATCGTGCGGCCCCGCGACGACCTCGGCTTCTCGGCGAACTTCCTCTGGATGACCTTCGGCGAACTGCCGGAGGAGGCGGTCGTCGACGCGTTCGACGTCTCGATGATCCTGTACGCCGAGCACTCGTTCAACGCGTCGACCTTCACTGCGCGCGTCGTCACGTCGACGCTCAGCGACCTGCACTCGGCGATCGTGGCGGGCATCGGCGCGCTGAAGGGTCCGCTCCACGGCGGCGCGAACGAGGCCGTCATGGGCGTGATCGACGAGATCGGCACGGCCTCGCGCGCCGAGGAGTGGCTCGACGAGGCGCTGGCGTCGAAGCGCAAGATCATGGGCTTCGGGCACCGCGTCTACAAGAACGGCGACTCGCGCGTCCCGACCATGAAGGCCTCGCTCGACGTGCTCGTCGACCATTACGACGCCGGCCCGCTCAAGGCGATCTACGACGCCCTCGAGCAGGCGATGGAGGAGCGCAAGCAGATCAAGCCGAACCTCGACTTCCCGTCCGGCCCCGCCTATCACCTCATCGGCTTCGACACCGAGATGTTCACGCCGCTGTTCGTGGCGTCACGCGTCGTCGGCTGGACCGCGCACGTGATCGAGCAGCTCGAGTCGAACTCGCTCATCCGCCCGCTCTCCGTCTACGACGGCCCCGACGAGCGTCACGTCGCGCCGCGCGAGGGTCGCCTCTAG